One Gloeothece verrucosa PCC 7822 DNA window includes the following coding sequences:
- the gmd gene encoding GDP-mannose 4,6-dehydratase, with product MTQAKTALITGITGQDGSYLSELLLEKGYQVHGIIRRTSTFNTDRIDHIYVDPHNSEARLFLHYGDLTDGTTLRRILEQVQPIEIYNLGAQSHVRVSFDSPEYTADSVGMGTLRLLEAIRDYQHRTGIEVRFYQAGSSEMFGKVQEIPQKETTPFYPRSPYACAKVYAHWQTLNYRESYGMFACNGILFNHESPRRGETFVTRKITRAIARILAGQQKKLYLGNLDSKRDWGYAKDYVKAMWLMLQQQEPDDYVVATNETHSIKEFLEIAFKFVNLDWQDYVEFDERYLRPAEVDLLIGDSSKARTKLGWQPSVTFEELVHLMVEADLAALDIPIAKGNHSEHFLADTAYIRHETRTTID from the coding sequence ATGACTCAAGCAAAGACGGCTTTAATTACTGGTATTACTGGACAAGATGGTTCTTACTTAAGTGAGTTACTATTAGAAAAAGGCTATCAAGTTCATGGAATTATCCGTCGCACTTCCACCTTCAATACAGACCGCATTGATCATATATATGTCGATCCCCATAACTCAGAAGCACGACTATTTCTACATTATGGAGATTTAACCGATGGGACAACCCTGCGGAGGATTTTAGAACAAGTTCAACCGATAGAAATTTATAACTTAGGGGCCCAATCTCATGTGCGTGTGAGTTTTGACTCACCAGAATACACAGCCGACTCAGTGGGAATGGGAACACTACGATTACTAGAAGCAATTCGAGATTATCAACATCGCACAGGCATAGAAGTGCGTTTTTATCAAGCGGGTTCATCGGAAATGTTTGGCAAAGTCCAAGAAATCCCGCAAAAAGAAACAACCCCATTCTATCCCCGCAGTCCCTATGCCTGTGCCAAAGTTTATGCTCACTGGCAAACCCTTAACTATCGTGAATCTTATGGAATGTTTGCCTGTAATGGAATACTCTTTAACCATGAATCCCCAAGGCGGGGTGAAACCTTTGTGACTCGCAAAATTACCAGAGCCATCGCCCGTATTTTGGCCGGACAACAGAAAAAACTCTATTTAGGTAATCTAGATTCTAAACGGGACTGGGGTTATGCTAAAGATTATGTTAAAGCTATGTGGCTAATGCTACAGCAACAAGAACCTGATGATTATGTCGTTGCTACTAATGAAACCCATTCCATCAAAGAATTTCTAGAAATTGCCTTTAAATTCGTTAATCTCGATTGGCAAGACTATGTAGAATTCGATGAGCGCTATTTACGCCCGGCTGAGGTGGATTTATTGATCGGAGATTCCTCTAAAGCTAGAACTAAGCTCGGTTGGCAACCCTCAGTCACTTTTGAAGAATTAGTTCATTTAATGGTAGAAGCTGATCTAGCGGCTTTAGACATCCCCATCGCCAAGGGAAATCATAGTGAACACTTTTTAGCCGATACGGCTTATATTCGTCATGAGACGAGAACCACCATAGATTAA
- a CDS encoding DUF4327 family protein, with the protein MSSQAVSSLQISHYTIEVIQEEARQLVAQGVISRQQPIYVLCQYIPAREWVEVECELERCDYLLRDRISDLIAPETWTDD; encoded by the coding sequence ATGAGCAGTCAAGCAGTATCCTCCCTTCAAATTAGCCACTATACCATTGAAGTGATCCAGGAAGAAGCCCGTCAATTAGTCGCTCAAGGAGTCATCAGTCGTCAACAGCCTATCTATGTTCTGTGTCAATATATTCCGGCTCGGGAATGGGTAGAGGTTGAGTGTGAACTAGAAAGATGTGATTATTTGTTGCGTGATCGCATTAGTGATCTCATTGCCCCTGAAACTTGGACTGATGACTAA
- a CDS encoding DUF4327 family protein yields MSVSTLASASTFHYSIKMIKEEVRQLVEHGTVSRHQPIYVLCQYIPPREWVYVECELERCDYLLRDQIGDLIASECWDND; encoded by the coding sequence ATGAGTGTTAGTACACTGGCATCGGCTTCAACGTTTCATTACTCCATCAAGATGATCAAGGAAGAAGTTCGTCAACTGGTGGAACATGGAACCGTCAGCCGTCATCAGCCGATTTATGTTCTTTGTCAATATATCCCGCCTCGCGAGTGGGTTTATGTAGAATGCGAATTAGAAAGATGTGATTACCTGCTACGGGACCAAATAGGAGATTTAATCGCTTCTGAATGTTGGGATAATGATTAA
- a CDS encoding GDP-L-fucose synthase family protein — MLNLSEKRIVVTGGAGFLGRQVVEQLLIAGAKADQITIPRSHSCDLRVLDHCQRAVTGQDIIIHLAAHVGGIGLNREKPAELFYDNLMMGTQLIHAAYCAGVEKFVCVGTICAYPKFTPVPFSEDDLWNGYPEETNAPYGIAKKALLVQLQSYRQQYGFNGIYLLPVNLYGPEDNFDPNSSHVIPALIRKVYEAQQKGEKQIPVWGDGSPTREFLYSTDAARGIVMATQSYDQSLPVNLGTNFEVSIRDLVEMICELMGFKGEIVWQTDKPNGQPRRCLDTRLAREKFGFVAQMDFKEGLKNTIEWYRQHPG; from the coding sequence ATGCTGAATCTCAGTGAAAAACGGATTGTCGTCACTGGTGGGGCCGGATTTTTAGGACGACAAGTGGTTGAACAACTTTTAATCGCTGGAGCTAAGGCTGATCAAATTACGATTCCTCGTTCTCACTCTTGTGATTTGCGAGTGCTAGATCATTGTCAAAGGGCGGTTACTGGACAGGATATTATCATTCACTTAGCCGCTCATGTCGGAGGGATTGGATTAAATCGAGAAAAACCGGCAGAGTTATTTTACGATAACTTAATGATGGGGACTCAACTGATTCATGCTGCCTACTGTGCAGGGGTAGAAAAATTTGTCTGTGTGGGGACCATTTGTGCCTATCCTAAATTTACGCCCGTCCCTTTTTCTGAAGATGACCTTTGGAACGGCTATCCTGAAGAAACGAATGCGCCTTATGGCATCGCAAAAAAGGCTTTATTAGTTCAACTTCAATCTTATCGTCAGCAATATGGCTTTAATGGGATTTATCTTCTGCCCGTCAATTTATATGGTCCTGAAGATAATTTTGACCCCAATAGTTCTCATGTTATTCCGGCTTTAATTCGTAAAGTTTACGAAGCTCAACAAAAGGGGGAAAAGCAGATTCCCGTCTGGGGTGATGGGAGTCCTACTCGTGAGTTTCTTTATTCTACTGATGCCGCTAGAGGAATTGTCATGGCCACTCAGTCTTATGATCAATCTTTACCCGTTAACTTAGGAACAAATTTTGAAGTCTCTATTCGGGACCTAGTGGAGATGATTTGTGAGTTAATGGGATTTAAAGGGGAAATTGTTTGGCAAACCGATAAGCCCAATGGTCAACCCCGCCGTTGTCTTGATACTAGATTAGCCCGAGAAAAATTTGGTTTTGTTGCTCAAATGGACTTTAAAGAAGGACTAAAAAATACAATTGAATGGTATAGACAGCATCCGGGATAA
- a CDS encoding sugar transferase, giving the protein MTANSQFISVKALQALVRRGFQPLVLRSKPKRSGLEAINGDFAKRLFDIVFSSWVLIFFSPLYLIIALLIAVSSPGPIFYIQERVGKNYKRFDCIKFRTMVTNADEILESMMANSEEMREEFEDNFKLRDDPRVTWIGKFLRITSLDEFPQFWNVLMGDMSVVGPRPLVPEELYKYGNRIDKVLTIQPGITGLWQVSGRNDIPYPLRVQMDVYYVNSRNFFMDLWVMVKTIGVVVFPHNNGAY; this is encoded by the coding sequence ATGACTGCTAATAGCCAATTCATCTCCGTCAAGGCTTTACAAGCTTTGGTCAGACGAGGTTTCCAACCTCTAGTTTTGCGCTCAAAACCCAAAAGATCGGGGTTAGAAGCTATAAACGGGGATTTTGCCAAAAGATTGTTTGATATTGTCTTTTCTTCATGGGTTTTAATTTTCTTTTCTCCGCTTTATCTAATTATTGCCTTATTAATTGCCGTTAGTTCTCCGGGGCCGATTTTCTACATACAGGAACGAGTCGGAAAAAATTATAAACGCTTCGACTGTATCAAGTTTAGAACAATGGTCACTAACGCTGATGAGATCTTAGAGTCCATGATGGCTAACTCAGAAGAGATGCGTGAAGAGTTTGAAGATAATTTTAAACTCAGAGACGATCCACGAGTAACTTGGATTGGAAAATTTTTACGCATAACTAGCTTAGATGAATTTCCTCAATTTTGGAACGTTTTAATGGGGGATATGAGTGTTGTTGGCCCAAGACCTTTAGTTCCAGAAGAATTATATAAGTACGGAAATCGGATTGATAAAGTGCTGACAATTCAGCCGGGAATTACAGGATTATGGCAAGTTTCTGGGCGCAATGATATTCCTTACCCCTTAAGAGTTCAAATGGATGTTTACTACGTAAATTCCCGCAATTTTTTCATGGATTTGTGGGTGATGGTAAAAACCATTGGCGTAGTGGTTTTCCCTCATAACAATGGAGCTTATTGA